GCGGACGACGCCCATGTCGTGGCTGATGAAGACGATCGAGAGGCCGAACGCGTCCTGGACGCGCTCAATGAGCGTGAGGATCTCCGCCTGCACCGAGACGTCGAGCGCGCTCGTCGGCTCGTCCGCGACCACGAGATCTGGGTTGACGACGAGCGCCCGCGCGAGCGCGATCCGCTGGCGCTGCCCGCCGGAGAACTCGTGGGGGTAGCGGTCGAAGTCGCCGGCCGAGAGGCCGACGCGTTCGAGGAGATCCGCGACGATCCGGCGGCGGCGCTCGCGACCGCGGATACCGTGGATCACGAGCGGCTCCGCGACCGCTTCGCCGACCGACATCCGGGGGTCGAAGCTCGACGTCGGGTCCTGGAAGATCATCTGCGCCCGCCGGCGGAACCGCTTCAGCTCCCGGTCGTCGTAGCCGGTGATGTCCTCGCCGTCGAACAGCACCTGGCCGCCCGTGGGCTCTTCGAGCCGGAGGAGCGAGGTGGCCGCCGTCGACTTCCCACAGCCCGACTCGCCGACGATCCCCAGTGTTTCGCCGCGCTCGACCGTAAAGGAGACCCCATCGACCGCCCGCACCCGTCCGACCTCGGTCTTCAGGAGACCTTCGGTGATCGGGTAGTGCTTCTCGAGGTTCCGCACGTCGAGCAGGGGCATCAGTCGTCGTCCCCCGTGGGCGACCCCGTGCCAGTCTCTGTCCCTGTCCCTGTTCCTGTCTCGGTGTCCGACCCGGTGGGCCGTCCCGTGCCCGTGGCCGGGTCCGTCTCGCCGAGCACCACGCCCGGATCGCCGCCCGGGCCGAAGTGGACACAGGAGACCCCGTGGTCGGTGTCCGCGTGCGTCTCGCCGGCACCGTGGCCGTCCCCGACCTCGTACAGCGGCGGCTGGTCGCCCTCGGTGCAGGCGTCGACTGCGTGCGGACAGCGGTCGGCGAACCGACAGCCAAGCGGCGGCTCCGTCGGGTCCGGCAACGTCCCACCGATCGAGCGCATCCGCCCGCCGCGGCCGGGCAGGCAGTCGAGCAGGGCGCGGGTGTACGGGTGAGACGGGTGGTCGAAGAGGTCGTAGACACCGGCGGACTCCATCACTTTTCCCGCATAGAGGACCACGACGCGGTCGGCGACCTCGGCGACGACGCCCAGGTCGTGGGTGATGAGGAGGATGCTCATGTCGAACTCGTCTTGCAGTTCGACGAGGAGCCGGAGGATCTGTGCCTGGATCGTCACGTCGAGGGCGGTCGTCGGCTCGTCCGCGATCAGCAGTTTGGGGTTCGAGGCGAGC
This Salinigranum marinum DNA region includes the following protein-coding sequences:
- a CDS encoding ABC transporter ATP-binding protein; protein product: MTGEPLLEVESLHTRFRTDDGVVRAVDGVSFTVDRGETVCLVGESGSGKTVASESITRLIRTPPGEIDGEIRFEGRELSTMSDEELTAVRGGEIAHVFQNPQGALNPVYTVGWQLVEAVRLHDDCSKQTAKERALELLDRVGIPDATSRFDDYPHEFSGGMKQRVVIAMALASNPKLLIADEPTTALDVTIQAQILRLLVELQDEFDMSILLITHDLGVVAEVADRVVVLYAGKVMESAGVYDLFDHPSHPYTRALLDCLPGRGGRMRSIGGTLPDPTEPPLGCRFADRCPHAVDACTEGDQPPLYEVGDGHGAGETHADTDHGVSCVHFGPGGDPGVVLGETDPATGTGRPTGSDTETGTGTGTETGTGSPTGDDD